Genomic window (Acidimicrobiia bacterium):
TCGCACGATCCGCCCGAAGCGCGTGCGCGCGGCGTCGATCTCCACTACTGCACCTGCACGATCGCGTACATGCCCCCGAGGTAGTGACCTTCGAGGTTGCAGTACAGGACGTAGTGACCAGGCGAGAGCCGCAGTGTGAGCTCGCGGGTCGTGTCCATGCGGATGTCGTCGAGGCCGCCGATGTTCGTCAGCCGCTTCGAGTCCTCGTTCACCGAGAGCCCGTCGCCACGTAGCGGCAGCGCGTCGGCTGCGATGTCGGTGCGGTCGACGTTGAGCTCGTGCGTCGACGGACCGGTGTTGTGGATCCGGAACGTGACGAGACCCGCGGGAACGAGCACCCGCGTCGTCGTCAGCTTGAAGTCCCACTCGTGGACGGCGACGAGCGTGCCCCGAGGCGCGGCGTCACCACGTGTGCAGCCCGCCGCGGCCAGGGCCGCGAGCAAACCGACGACCAGCGCCGACGCCGCGCGGCGCCGACGGTTTCCCCGCCCTGCTTGTTCCACCTCGTCCGAATCGGCAGGGGCCCGTATCCGCTTGAGGTATCGGCGAAACGGCGACACCCGTCCGAAAGCGCCGGTCCACGGGTCCTGCCGAGGTGCGCCCGTAGTGTGCGGGCATGCGGCAAGGGGACGGGGCGCCCGGGCGGCGGTTCGGCCTCTGCCTGGCCGCGATCGTGCTCCTGGCGCTCGGTATACGCGTCGGCTACGTCGTCGCCGCCAAGCGCGGCCCGTGCCCGGCCGTCTACGCCGGGGTCGTGCAGGCCGAGGTGCCGAGCGAGTGCCTCGGCGGCCCCGGCTTCCTGAACGACCAGTACTGGTACAGCACGACCGCCGACCTCGTGTCGCACGGGCACTTCTTCGAGTCGGGCCCGCCCGACCACACGAAGCTCGCCGACCACCCGCCGCTACAGGTGTTCGTGCTCGCGGCGACGTCGTTCGCGTTCGAGCATCTCCCCTTGTCGACGTTGAGCGCGTCACCGCGCACGATCCTCGGCGCCCACCTCGAGACGCACGTGCGCGAGCAACGAGGCGCGGTCGTGATCATCGGCACGCTCGTCGTACTGCTCGTCGGTCTATTCGGACGGCGCGTCGGCGGCGACCGCGTCGGTCTGCTCGCCGCGCTCATCGCAGCGCTCTATCCGGCGATGTGGGTACCCGACGGACTGCTGTTCGCAGAGCCGCTCGCGCGCCTGTGCTTACTCGGCGCGTTGTTGCTCGCGTGGCGATGTCGCACGCGCGCGCGACCGACGACGTTGCTCGCGCTCGGCATCCTCTGCGGACTCACCGCGCTCGCGCGCCAAGAGCTCGTCCTGCTCCTGCCGTTGCTCGCGATTCCGGTCGCGTGGACGCGGCGCGACCGCGGCGCGAGAGCCGTCGCCGGCGCACTCGCGCTGATCGTCACGGGGGGCGCGCTCGTCGTCGGGCCATGGGCGGTGTTCAACCTGACGCGCTTCCACGACCCGGTGATCATCTCGACCAACTCGGGCACCACGCTCGCGGGCGCGAACTGCGACCCCGGCTACTACGGGCCGACGATCGGGCTGTGGACCTCGGCACCCTGTCTCGACACGCAGGCGGCCCAGGCGAAGCTCGGCGACGAGAGCGAAGTCGAGCACGCGTACCGCACTCGCGCGTTCCACTACATCGAGCAGCACGAACGGCGCGTGCCGCTCGTGCTCGCGGCCCGCATCGGGCGGACGTGGGATCTCTACCGTCCCGCCGACATGGTCAGCTACAGCGAGGGCGAGAATCGCGAGCGCGCGGTGTCGTGGGCGACGCTCGCGACGTTCTATCCGATCGCGCTCGTCGCGCTCGCGGGTGTCGTCGTCCTCTGGCGGCGGCGCGACCGGTTCACCTTGTGGCTTCTCCTCGTCCCGTGCCTGCTCGCGAGCGCGACGTCGGTCCTCGCGAGCGGATCGGTGCGCAACCGCGCGATCGCGGAGCCCGCGCTCGTGCTGCTCGCCGCGGTCGCGGTGAGCGCGCTCGTCGACGCCGCGCGAGCACGACGAGTCCCTGACATCGCCTCAGGGTGATCCCCGATGGTCGGGCGCGCCGCGTCGCCCGACAATGCGGACCATGCGAACGACACGGCACGAGTGGTGAGCGCGGTGGGCGCGGTCATCGAAGTGGAGGGGCTCGCCAAGACGTACCGGCGGCGGAGCGGACGCTTCCGCGCGCTCGACGGCGTCGACCTCTCGGTTCCGGCGGGCGGTGTCTACGGGTTCCTCGGGCCCAACGGCGCGGGCAAGACGACGACGATCCGGTGTCTGCTCGGGCTGTCCCGGCCGACCGCCGGAAGCTGCCGGCTCCTCGGCGCGGACGCGCCGCGCGCGCTGCCGACCGTGATCGCCCGCGTCGGCTCGCTCGTCGAGACACCCGGTTTGAACTCGGGCCTCACCGGCCGGCAGGCGCTCACTGTGCTCGCGACGAGCGCAGGACTCGGACGGACGCAGGTCGACCATGCGCTCGAGCGCGTCGGTCTTGCTACCCGCGCCGACGATCTCGCGCGCGGTTACTCGCTCGGTATGCGCCAGCGCCTCGGGCTCGCGATCGCGTTGCTGAAGGATCCCGAGGTGCTGATCCTCGACGAGCCCGCGAACGGCCTCGACCCGGCGGGCATTCGCGAGATCCGTGAGCTCGTGCGCGACCTGCGCACCGAAGGCCGCACCGTGTTCCTATCGAGCCACTTGCTCGGCGAGATCGAGCAGGTGTGCGACCGGGTCGCGATCCTCGCGGCCGGCCGGACCGTGATCGAAGGTCCGATCGACGAGGTATTGGCGGCCGCGCGACCCAAGTCGATGTGGGTGAAGGTACGCGATCTCGACGGCGGCACCCGCTCGCTCGCCGCCGCGGGGCTCGCCGCGCGCGTCGACGACGGCTACGTGCGCGTCGACGTCGAACCCGACCAAGGCGAGACCGTGGCGCGCGTGCTCGTCGCCGACGGCCTGTACCCGAGCGAGCTGCGGCCCGTCGAGGCCACCTTGGAAGACGCCTTCTTCGCGCTCACGGGCGAGGCCCGGTCATGACCCGTCTGTTGCGCGCCGAGCTGCGTCGCATGTTCGCGCGGCGACTCGTGCGCGCGACGCTCGCGCTCTGCATCGTCGGCATCGTCGTCGGCGGCGTGATCGCGTTCACGACGAGCCACTCGATTCCGAGCTCGACCTACGCGCATCGCTTGCACGCGGCAACGCTGGCGCGTCACGCGCAGAACGAGCACGCGCGCGAATGCCTCGCCGCGCACGGCGTGTCGGCCAAGGGCGAGATCCCCGACCCGGTCGCGCGCGTGTGTCTCCCCGATCGTCCGATCACGGTGCACGACCCGCGCTTCGACGCGTACCGGATGAAGGGCATCCTCCAGGGATCGGCGGGCGTGCTCGCGATCCTCGGTTGGGCGCTCGGCGCGTCGCTCGTCGGAGCCGAGTTCGCGTCGCGCAGCATGACGACGATGCTCACGTGGGAGACCCGCCGGCTGCGGCTCCTGAGCGCCAAGGCCCTCACCCTGCTCGGCAGCATCTTGGTGCTCGGGCTCGGGCTGCTCTCACTCGTCGGGCTCGCGATGGTGCCCGCGATCGTCGCCCACGGCGCGCCGGCCCACGCAGGCGACCCGACGTTCGCGACCTACGCCGGCATCGTGTGGCGCGGCGCGCTGCTGTCGACGATGGCCGCGGGGATGGGCTTCGCGATCGCGGCGCTCGGTCGCAATACCGCGGCCGCGCTCGGCGTCGGGTTCGCGTACATCATCGTGCTCGAGAACATCGTCGGGAGCTCGCTGCGCAGCTGGCGACGGTGGCTGCTGCTCGGCAACGCGATCGTGATGGTGTCGGGGCAGAACGGCGGCGACATCCCGGGCCGGTCGGTCATCGGCGCGGGCGTCTTCCTCGGCGCGGTCGCGCTCACCCTGTTGCTCGGCGCGGCGACCGCGTTCCGGCTGCGCGACCTGGCTTGACGGATCCTCACGTGGTTCTCACGGCGGGTCTGATGAGGTCCCGCCATGCGAACCGACACGGCCGGCCGCGCGTGGGTGACGACCCGCGGCGCGCGGCGCGTCCCCGAGGTCGCGGTCACGTTCTGGATCGTGAAGGGACTGTCGACCGCGATGGGCGAGTCGACCTCCGACTACCTCGTGCACGTGATGGCACCCGAGCTCGCGGTGGCGCTCGGCTTCTGCGGCTTCGTCGCCGCGCTGGTGTTGCAGTTCCGAGCCGGTCGCTACGTCGCTTGGACCTACTGGTTCGCGGTCGTGATGGTCGGCGTCTTCGGGACGATGGCGGCCGACGTCGTGCACGTACGCCTCGGCGTGCCGTACACCGCGTCGACGATCTTCTACGCCGCCGTGCTCGCGCTCGTGTTCATCGCCTGGTACCGCACCGAGCACACGCTGTCGATCCACGAGATCGACACCCCGCGTCGCGAGGCGTTCTATTGGGCGACGGTCGCCGCGACGTTCGCGATGGGCACCGCGCTCGGCGACTTCACCGCGTACACGCTGAAGCTCGGCTACTTCCCGTCGGCGATCTTGTTCGCCGCGGTGATCGCGGCCGTCGCACTCGGCTACCGGTTGCGGCGCGGGAACGCGGTCCTCACGTTCTGGATCGCGTACGTCATGACGCGCCCGCTCGGCGCCTCAATCGCCGACGGCCTCGCGAAGTCGCATCACGACAGCGGACTCGGGATGGGCGACGGGGTCGTCGTCCTCGTCTTCGGCGCGCTCATCGTCGCCATGGTCACGTACCTCGCGATCACGAAACGGGACGTGCAGCGGCGAGTGGATGCCGGCTGATGGCACCCCACACGAG
Coding sequences:
- a CDS encoding ABC transporter permease subunit — protein: MTRLLRAELRRMFARRLVRATLALCIVGIVVGGVIAFTTSHSIPSSTYAHRLHAATLARHAQNEHARECLAAHGVSAKGEIPDPVARVCLPDRPITVHDPRFDAYRMKGILQGSAGVLAILGWALGASLVGAEFASRSMTTMLTWETRRLRLLSAKALTLLGSILVLGLGLLSLVGLAMVPAIVAHGAPAHAGDPTFATYAGIVWRGALLSTMAAGMGFAIAALGRNTAAALGVGFAYIIVLENIVGSSLRSWRRWLLLGNAIVMVSGQNGGDIPGRSVIGAGVFLGAVALTLLLGAATAFRLRDLA
- a CDS encoding ATP-binding cassette domain-containing protein; its protein translation is MVGRAASPDNADHANDTARVVSAVGAVIEVEGLAKTYRRRSGRFRALDGVDLSVPAGGVYGFLGPNGAGKTTTIRCLLGLSRPTAGSCRLLGADAPRALPTVIARVGSLVETPGLNSGLTGRQALTVLATSAGLGRTQVDHALERVGLATRADDLARGYSLGMRQRLGLAIALLKDPEVLILDEPANGLDPAGIREIRELVRDLRTEGRTVFLSSHLLGEIEQVCDRVAILAAGRTVIEGPIDEVLAAARPKSMWVKVRDLDGGTRSLAAAGLAARVDDGYVRVDVEPDQGETVARVLVADGLYPSELRPVEATLEDAFFALTGEARS